From Calothrix sp. PCC 6303, a single genomic window includes:
- a CDS encoding DUF4112 domain-containing protein, whose translation MSQPPLNQSMLEPSATASTLKRLRQLARLLDKAVVIPGTKLGIGLDPILGLLPGGGDFLGIMLSAYIVLEAARLGASKATLSRMVSNIVIDSLVGTVPVVGDLFDFAWTANTKNITLLEAHLQSPRQNQAADKVFVALIMGGLLLISVVVVALTVILYRFISGALLGLLSMILG comes from the coding sequence ATGTCTCAGCCACCGCTGAATCAATCAATGCTGGAACCTAGTGCTACAGCCTCAACCCTCAAACGATTACGTCAACTTGCCCGTCTACTAGATAAAGCTGTTGTCATTCCCGGAACAAAATTAGGTATCGGTTTAGACCCCATCCTGGGATTACTACCTGGTGGGGGAGACTTCTTGGGAATTATGCTTTCTGCCTATATAGTCTTAGAAGCTGCCAGACTAGGCGCATCCAAAGCAACATTAAGCAGAATGGTATCAAATATCGTCATCGATAGCTTAGTGGGAACAGTTCCCGTCGTTGGTGACTTATTTGATTTTGCCTGGACTGCAAATACCAAAAACATTACATTACTGGAAGCACATCTTCAGTCTCCTAGACAAAATCAAGCTGCTGACAAAGTATTCGTTGCTTTGATTATGGGAGGATTATTACTAATATCTGTTGTGGTAGTGGCATTAACCGTAATTCTTTATCGTTTTATCTCTGGTGCTTTACTCGGCTTATTATCGATGATTTTGGGATAA
- the ftsH gene encoding ATP-dependent zinc metalloprotease FtsH translates to MENLQVNQLTKHHPVKRLALAGALAASLLVLPGIGNSPASAQKNERELNYGELIKKVQNDEVKRVELDETEQIAKVYLKNQKPDTPPLQVRLLNQNGELIARLRDKRVDFGESSSTGSRAAVGLLINLMWILPLAALMLLFLRRSSNASNQAMNFGKTRARFQMEAKTGIKFEDVAGIEEAKEELAEVVTFLKQPEKFTAVGARIPKGVLLVGAPGTGKTLLAKAIAGEAAVPFFSISGSEFVEMFVGVGASRVRDLFKKAKENAPCIIFIDEIDAVGRQRGAGIGGGNDEREQTLNQLLTEMDGFEGNNGIIIIAATNRPDVLDAALLRPGRFDRQVIVDAPDRKGRLEVLQVHARNKKLDPTVSLEVIARRTPGFTGADLANLLNEAAILTARRRKEAITTLEIDDAIDRLTIGLTLNPLLDSKKKRLIAYHEIGHALLTTLLEHSDPLNKVTIIPRSGGVGGFSQQIPNEQVIDSGLNTRARMRDGITMTLGGKAAEVEVFGEAEVTNGALSDLKMVTNIARKMVTVYGMTDVGLLALESQNQDVFLGRDWVTRNEYSEEVAVKIDRKVREIANHSYQEARRIIRENRDLVDRLVDLLVEQETIEGEQFRQIVSEYTKLPEKELAKSGV, encoded by the coding sequence ATGGAAAATCTGCAAGTAAATCAATTGACGAAACACCACCCAGTTAAACGTTTAGCTTTAGCGGGTGCTTTAGCAGCTAGTTTGCTAGTGTTACCAGGTATAGGCAATTCCCCCGCGTCAGCGCAAAAAAATGAGCGGGAATTGAACTATGGTGAGTTGATTAAAAAAGTTCAAAACGATGAAGTGAAGCGGGTTGAGTTGGATGAAACCGAACAAATCGCTAAGGTTTATCTGAAAAATCAAAAGCCAGATACACCACCTTTACAAGTGCGGCTTTTAAATCAAAATGGCGAATTAATCGCTAGACTCAGAGATAAAAGGGTTGATTTTGGTGAGTCATCCTCAACAGGTAGTCGTGCTGCCGTGGGGTTATTAATTAACTTAATGTGGATTTTGCCCTTAGCGGCATTAATGTTGCTATTCTTGCGACGTTCCAGTAATGCTTCTAACCAAGCGATGAACTTTGGTAAAACCAGAGCACGGTTTCAAATGGAAGCAAAAACAGGGATAAAATTTGAAGATGTGGCGGGAATTGAAGAAGCCAAAGAAGAATTAGCCGAAGTAGTTACATTCCTCAAACAACCAGAAAAATTTACCGCAGTTGGTGCGCGGATTCCTAAAGGTGTACTTTTAGTTGGTGCACCCGGTACTGGTAAGACTTTACTAGCAAAAGCGATCGCAGGTGAAGCCGCAGTCCCATTCTTTAGTATTTCTGGCTCAGAATTTGTGGAAATGTTCGTCGGTGTCGGTGCTTCCCGTGTCCGGGATTTATTTAAAAAAGCCAAGGAAAATGCCCCCTGTATAATCTTTATCGATGAAATCGACGCAGTGGGAAGACAACGCGGTGCCGGAATTGGTGGGGGAAATGATGAACGAGAACAAACCCTCAACCAACTACTTACGGAGATGGATGGTTTTGAAGGTAACAACGGCATCATCATTATTGCCGCCACAAACCGCCCAGATGTCCTAGATGCCGCACTTTTACGCCCTGGACGCTTCGACCGCCAGGTAATAGTTGATGCACCAGACCGCAAAGGACGCTTGGAAGTTCTCCAAGTTCATGCGCGGAATAAAAAATTAGATCCTACAGTTTCCCTAGAAGTAATTGCCAGACGTACACCAGGTTTTACAGGTGCAGACTTAGCCAATCTTCTCAACGAAGCCGCAATTCTCACCGCACGTCGTCGCAAAGAAGCAATTACCACACTAGAAATTGACGATGCCATCGATCGCTTAACTATTGGTTTAACTTTAAATCCATTACTGGATAGCAAGAAAAAACGCCTCATTGCCTACCATGAGATTGGACATGCCCTCCTCACAACATTACTTGAGCATTCCGATCCCCTCAACAAAGTTACCATCATTCCTCGTTCTGGCGGTGTTGGCGGCTTCTCCCAGCAAATTCCCAATGAGCAAGTAATTGATAGCGGACTTAATACCCGTGCCAGAATGAGAGATGGCATCACCATGACTTTGGGTGGAAAAGCAGCAGAAGTGGAAGTTTTTGGCGAGGCTGAGGTGACAAATGGCGCACTGTCTGACTTGAAAATGGTGACTAATATTGCCAGAAAAATGGTGACGGTGTACGGGATGACTGATGTCGGTTTGCTGGCATTAGAAAGTCAGAATCAGGATGTATTCTTAGGTCGTGACTGGGTGACACGAAACGAATATTCTGAAGAAGTAGCTGTTAAAATCGATCGCAAAGTTCGGGAAATAGCAAATCATTCTTACCAAGAAGCGCGGCGAATTATCCGTGAAAACCGTGATTTGGTAGACCGTTTGGTGGATTTGTTAGTGGAACAGGAAACCATCGAAGGTGAACAATTCCGGCAGATTGTTTCCGAATACACAAAGCTACCAGAAAAGGAATTAGCAAAGTCAGGTGTTTAG
- a CDS encoding DUF928 domain-containing protein, whose protein sequence is MHIKTSTLRQIFSVIILSVLIVSNISNQALAGNSDFEPPPKKDAPKGGTAGGGSRTNQKKCLEGSLAALSPKNQIGLTQVQRPKFWVNLPNSQAKIGEFSLFDAQMRGIYQTNIPLQQPGLLNLEIPHNAPSLAKNTPYYWAFAVVCNQSDRTEDIVVGGWVEYRDIDLKFQQKLAQSNKIQQVSQNFQQGYWYDALASLIELQKIQSASNPEIAEAWSVMFKVAGINPHTDTGLATVGMNNRN, encoded by the coding sequence ATGCATATAAAAACATCTACCCTAAGACAGATATTTTCAGTAATAATACTATCAGTACTGATAGTATCTAATATTTCTAATCAAGCTTTAGCTGGAAACTCTGACTTTGAACCACCACCAAAAAAGGATGCACCAAAGGGGGGAACAGCAGGAGGGGGATCTCGAACGAACCAGAAAAAATGTTTAGAGGGCAGTTTAGCAGCATTAAGTCCCAAAAATCAAATTGGATTAACCCAAGTTCAGCGACCTAAATTTTGGGTGAACCTGCCCAACTCCCAAGCCAAAATTGGCGAATTTAGTCTATTTGATGCCCAAATGCGAGGAATTTATCAAACTAATATCCCCCTTCAGCAACCTGGATTATTAAACTTAGAAATTCCCCATAATGCCCCCTCACTAGCCAAAAACACACCTTATTATTGGGCATTTGCCGTAGTCTGCAATCAGAGCGATCGCACTGAAGATATAGTGGTTGGTGGCTGGGTAGAATACCGTGATATTGACCTCAAATTCCAGCAAAAATTAGCCCAGTCAAATAAAATACAGCAGGTATCACAAAACTTTCAGCAAGGATACTGGTATGATGCTTTAGCATCATTAATCGAACTTCAAAAAATACAATCTGCTAGTAATCCTGAGATAGCCGAAGCTTGGAGCGTAATGTTCAAAGTTGCAGGCATCAATCCACACACCGATACAGGTTTAGCCACAGTTGGGATGAACAACAGAAATTAA
- a CDS encoding M23 family metallopeptidase, with product MIQWGKKSIKFGGKFFLLGLSLTTFISLLPQPAAVQAQIYKSQSQQIATANIGWQAASFPVEHFQAYTSPFGYRQSATGGSNWEFHSGLDIAAPNGSYIRNWWGGTVVKVSDQGACGTHIVIQSGQWQHTYCHMHGSAGIDSGRRYLIDRQGGILVWEGQQIPAGVRIGRVGTTGRSTGPHLHWGLKYAGNYVDPAMVLRAMFSQQQPASSQSRPRFTQQQRQIRIDESKYIRDSGY from the coding sequence ATGATTCAGTGGGGAAAAAAATCCATCAAATTTGGGGGCAAATTCTTTCTATTAGGATTGAGTTTAACAACCTTTATCAGTCTGCTGCCTCAACCAGCAGCAGTCCAAGCCCAAATTTACAAATCTCAATCTCAGCAAATCGCAACCGCGAATATTGGCTGGCAAGCAGCATCATTTCCAGTGGAACATTTTCAAGCTTACACCTCACCTTTTGGCTACCGTCAATCGGCAACCGGGGGAAGCAACTGGGAATTCCACAGTGGTTTGGATATTGCTGCACCTAACGGAAGTTATATCCGTAATTGGTGGGGTGGTACTGTTGTCAAAGTTTCTGATCAAGGTGCCTGTGGAACCCACATTGTGATTCAATCAGGTCAATGGCAACATACTTACTGTCATATGCATGGAAGTGCTGGTATTGATTCCGGTAGACGTTATTTAATCGATCGTCAGGGAGGAATCTTAGTTTGGGAAGGACAGCAAATCCCCGCAGGTGTGAGGATAGGGCGTGTTGGTACAACTGGACGCAGCACTGGACCCCATCTTCATTGGGGGTTAAAGTATGCTGGAAATTATGTAGACCCGGCGATGGTTTTACGGGCTATGTTCTCACAACAGCAACCAGCCTCTAGCCAATCTAGACCCCGTTTTACTCAGCAACAAAGACAAATTAGAATCGACGAGTCGAAATATATTCGGGATTCGGGGTATTAA
- a CDS encoding CHAT domain-containing protein encodes MKLFWCILLAFLAFSIPSFANVPKLTTAQNLNHQGNTLFEQGKIEAALTSWQESEQLYSKLGDITGKIGTQLNQAKAWQSLGFYQRSHSILKRVSKTLNHQPDSPLKVSGLLNFGNILRLTGDFSAAQSTLQQGLELTQKLDLPKDRDLVRFQLGNLAVARGFLEEALFYYQQTALPNSSVRLPALVKQMGILIQLHQLADAQKLIVPIQNLLLNLPETQLSIYTKIEFAEVLIQLNNRENSVAAEILVAANQEAEKIGELRAQSYALGRLGHLYEQTQQWEDAKKLTQQAINIAEKKRADDIIYQWQWQIGRIEQATNNIPKAIANYTEAVNILQSLRQDLVAVNQDVQFSFRSSVEPVYRQLVDLLLQQPNQEHLIKARKTIEALQTAELANYFRQACNQIKPISVEKIDPHAAIIYPIILRDRIEVILSIPNQALHHYATSIPQSEVEVAINRMRQSMRQTSFEEERLAVAQQIYTWLIADAANQLANLPIDTLVFVLDGSLRNIPMAALHDGEKYLVEKYQIAIAPSLEIYPSQPRRLSQVKAVLAGISKPHQELDALPGVEEEIKTIRSKISATVLLNENFTVNNLQKKLKTPSVSILHLATHAQFSSQVEDTFILTWNQKLNPQQLNTLLSERELDAPPLDLLILSACQTAKGDNRATLGLAGVATRSGTRSTLASLWTVNDTSTTLLMQEFYNHLLSQKLTKSAALRQAQLYLLQQPEFKHPFHWASFIMVGNWL; translated from the coding sequence ATGAAACTTTTTTGGTGCATTTTGCTGGCTTTTTTGGCATTCTCCATTCCCAGTTTTGCTAATGTTCCTAAGTTGACAACTGCCCAAAACTTAAATCATCAAGGAAATACTTTATTTGAACAGGGAAAAATAGAGGCAGCTTTAACAAGTTGGCAAGAATCTGAACAGCTTTATTCAAAGTTGGGAGATATCACCGGAAAAATTGGCACACAACTCAACCAGGCGAAAGCTTGGCAAAGCCTTGGTTTCTATCAGCGATCGCATTCTATCTTAAAGCGGGTGTCCAAGACTCTAAATCACCAACCTGATTCCCCCCTTAAAGTGTCTGGTTTGCTGAATTTTGGGAATATTTTACGATTGACGGGGGATTTTTCAGCTGCCCAAAGCACCTTACAACAGGGTTTAGAATTGACGCAAAAGTTAGATTTGCCCAAGGATAGAGATTTAGTTCGGTTTCAGTTGGGAAATTTGGCGGTAGCAAGGGGATTTTTAGAAGAGGCTTTATTTTACTATCAACAAACTGCACTTCCCAATAGTTCTGTAAGATTACCAGCTTTAGTTAAGCAGATGGGAATCCTAATTCAACTGCACCAATTAGCAGACGCTCAAAAGCTAATTGTACCAATTCAAAATCTTCTATTGAATTTACCCGAAACTCAATTAAGTATATATACCAAGATTGAATTTGCTGAAGTCTTAATTCAGTTAAATAATAGAGAAAATTCTGTTGCTGCCGAAATTTTAGTAGCAGCTAACCAAGAAGCAGAAAAAATAGGAGAATTGCGCGCTCAATCTTACGCTTTGGGACGCTTAGGACATTTGTATGAACAAACTCAGCAGTGGGAAGATGCAAAAAAATTAACACAGCAAGCCATAAACATAGCCGAAAAAAAAAGGGCTGATGATATTATTTATCAATGGCAATGGCAAATAGGTAGAATCGAGCAAGCCACGAATAACATTCCTAAGGCGATTGCTAATTACACCGAAGCTGTAAATATTCTCCAATCTTTGCGGCAAGATTTAGTTGCAGTCAACCAAGACGTGCAATTTTCCTTTCGCAGCAGTGTCGAACCAGTTTATCGTCAACTTGTAGACTTACTACTGCAACAACCCAATCAAGAACACCTAATTAAAGCCCGAAAAACCATCGAAGCATTACAAACTGCCGAACTTGCTAATTATTTTCGCCAAGCTTGCAACCAAATCAAACCTATTTCGGTAGAAAAAATAGATCCCCATGCCGCGATTATCTACCCAATTATTTTACGCGATCGCATAGAAGTAATTCTCTCAATCCCCAATCAAGCATTACACCATTATGCTACCTCCATCCCCCAATCAGAGGTAGAAGTGGCAATTAACCGGATGCGGCAATCCATGCGGCAAACCTCTTTTGAAGAGGAAAGATTAGCAGTTGCACAGCAAATTTATACCTGGTTAATTGCAGATGCTGCAAATCAATTAGCCAATTTACCCATAGATACCCTAGTATTCGTTTTAGATGGCTCCCTCCGTAATATTCCCATGGCAGCATTACATGATGGCGAAAAATATCTAGTTGAAAAATATCAAATTGCCATTGCCCCCAGCTTAGAAATATACCCCTCCCAGCCTAGGCGATTATCCCAAGTAAAAGCAGTTCTTGCTGGTATTAGCAAGCCACACCAAGAATTAGATGCTTTACCCGGTGTTGAGGAAGAAATTAAGACAATTAGGAGCAAAATTTCAGCAACTGTTCTCCTCAACGAGAACTTTACCGTTAATAATCTCCAGAAAAAATTAAAAACTCCCTCCGTTTCCATCCTCCATCTTGCCACCCATGCCCAATTTAGTTCTCAAGTTGAAGATACCTTCATATTGACTTGGAATCAAAAACTCAACCCTCAACAACTAAATACCCTCCTCAGCGAGAGAGAATTAGACGCACCACCCTTAGACTTACTTATTCTTAGTGCCTGTCAAACCGCCAAAGGTGATAACCGTGCCACATTAGGTTTAGCTGGGGTTGCCACCCGTTCTGGTACACGTAGTACCCTTGCATCACTTTGGACAGTCAACGATACATCAACAACTTTACTCATGCAGGAATTTTACAATCACTTACTGAGTCAAAAATTAACAAAGAGTGCTGCCCTTCGTCAGGCACAGCTTTACCTACTTCAGCAACCTGAATTTAAGCATCCTTTTCACTGGGCATCTTTCATCATGGTTGGCAATTGGCTCTAA
- a CDS encoding alpha/beta fold hydrolase — MKDWWQRTFPQGRQSLKIIDADGFPVQIAYGEIGTGKPLFLLHGIGSWSFNWRSSIQPLSKHFRVICCDAKGYGFSEKPLFRREHSGHQVIELGRIIRALCDEPVVIVAESLGALTALALAEESPQLIAELVVVNVPIFAQHLPHWAMSVISKIPIELIQAIDLSRLAYLIAPLVREIMAIERRGVLYDPSILTSEDIYWMTYPYIEFPGALTKIAEELQIAAREIEKHQKKQNNWLSRIQSNLNKIQSPTLILWGEQDSWFPASDGVKLQQHISNSQLQILANCCHDASFGSAAEINQAVIKFLEDI; from the coding sequence ATGAAAGATTGGTGGCAAAGAACATTTCCCCAGGGAAGACAAAGCCTAAAAATTATTGATGCAGATGGTTTCCCTGTACAGATTGCTTATGGTGAGATTGGTACAGGTAAACCTTTATTTTTACTGCACGGTATTGGTAGCTGGAGTTTTAATTGGCGTAGCAGTATTCAGCCTTTGTCGAAGCATTTTCGAGTTATTTGTTGTGATGCCAAAGGTTATGGTTTTTCTGAAAAACCCCTATTTCGGCGCGAACATAGTGGTCATCAAGTGATTGAGTTGGGAAGAATTATTCGGGCTTTGTGTGATGAACCTGTTGTAATAGTTGCCGAATCATTGGGTGCATTAACTGCCTTAGCTTTGGCAGAAGAAAGCCCTCAATTAATTGCTGAATTAGTTGTTGTTAATGTTCCGATTTTTGCCCAACATCTACCTCATTGGGCAATGTCTGTGATTTCCAAAATTCCGATTGAATTGATTCAAGCAATTGATTTATCTCGCCTAGCATATCTAATTGCCCCTTTAGTTAGGGAAATTATGGCAATTGAAAGGCGTGGAGTGTTATATGATCCATCTATACTAACATCAGAAGATATTTATTGGATGACTTATCCTTATATTGAATTTCCTGGTGCTTTAACTAAGATTGCTGAGGAATTACAAATTGCAGCTAGAGAAATTGAAAAACATCAAAAAAAACAAAATAATTGGTTAAGTCGGATCCAAAGTAACTTGAACAAAATTCAAAGTCCGACTCTAATTTTGTGGGGAGAACAAGATAGCTGGTTTCCTGCTAGTGATGGCGTAAAACTCCAGCAACATATATCCAACTCGCAATTACAAATTTTGGCTAATTGTTGCCATGATGCATCTTTTGGTTCTGCTGCCGAGATCAATCAGGCTGTGATCAAATTTTTGGAAGATATTTAA
- a CDS encoding CHASE2 domain-containing protein — protein sequence MVIIILQYVAAFQAIEHAILDQWFRLRPTELGESRIVLVTIGESDISKLGQWPIDDATLANLLNKIKQQQPSVIGLNLFRNLPVGSGHEQLTAIYENTPNLIGIKKVSSDVSGLIEPPIILEKRDQIAASDLVLDGDGKFRRHLLSVRIRENNSKSGSKIIMTLGTKLALHYLKAKNIKTQNKNGAIQLGKAKFIPLQENDGGYSRADVGGYQILANFHRLKQQFPRISVSDVLENHIPHHLMRGRIVLIGSIASSSLGESYYTPYTINTSTTWSGVEVHADLASEIVSAALDGRKLLRGLPQPLGWLWIWLWSCVGTTLGWEFNVRKIRMPHSRSILMPSGSLLGWAVVLLPGAIASLIGCGYLLFIAGWWVSVAAPVAALVSAGLITRGYLLWQGLQLSHQAIANYAQTLEQKVQERTQELMEKNLALQQAMQAAEAANHAKSSFLTNMSHELRTPLNAILGFSQLLTRDEPLSNRQQQHVEIINRSGKHLLELINDILSMSKIEAGHIVLTPTCFDLHELLYSMEQMFQLRANAKGLHLQFENIGDIPHYIQTDEGKLRQVLINLLGNAIKFTQEGSVRLCVKALPDSLIFEIIDTGSGILPEEINSLFTPFVQTQIGKQSMEGTGLGLAISREFVRLMGGDISVNSIFAQGSTFSFNIQGSYIPVSDIQIKTPPGKIIGLEPHQPQYRILIVEDIEENRLLLIRLLQRFGFEIHHASNGEEAVSIWHNWQPNLILMDIRIPIIDGYEATKRIRLAEANPYSSNYGTTIVREVQTKTTATVIIALTASVFEEQQAAIFEAGCDDYISKPFAEDLLYEKIAQHLGIRYLRETENKLESSQNSHPTQLSCEDFQMMPKLWLQQLYSEACALNEEKIITLIQQIPPNQSALAQTLNNLVDNFRLDIIADCLREYQS from the coding sequence ATGGTAATCATTATTCTACAGTATGTAGCAGCCTTCCAAGCCATAGAACATGCAATACTCGATCAATGGTTTCGCCTGCGTCCAACAGAATTAGGAGAATCGCGGATAGTTTTAGTTACCATCGGCGAATCTGATATCTCCAAGTTAGGACAATGGCCAATTGACGATGCAACCTTAGCAAACCTACTGAACAAAATCAAGCAGCAACAACCCTCAGTTATTGGACTTAATTTATTTCGCAACCTACCAGTGGGTTCTGGACATGAGCAGCTAACAGCAATCTACGAAAATACACCTAATTTAATTGGCATTAAAAAAGTCTCAAGTGATGTTAGTGGACTAATAGAACCGCCAATTATCCTAGAAAAACGCGATCAAATAGCAGCTAGTGACTTAGTACTTGATGGAGATGGAAAATTCCGCCGTCACTTACTATCAGTGCGGATTCGTGAAAATAACTCCAAATCTGGTAGCAAAATCATCATGACTCTGGGGACAAAACTTGCTCTTCATTATTTAAAAGCTAAAAACATCAAAACCCAAAATAAAAATGGTGCGATTCAACTGGGAAAAGCCAAATTTATCCCCCTCCAAGAAAATGATGGTGGTTACAGTCGGGCGGATGTTGGTGGATATCAAATCTTAGCTAATTTTCACCGCTTAAAACAGCAATTTCCGCGAATTTCCGTTAGCGATGTTTTAGAAAATCATATACCCCATCACTTGATGCGTGGACGCATAGTCCTCATCGGTTCAATTGCCAGCAGTAGTTTAGGAGAAAGCTACTACACACCTTACACGATAAATACTAGTACTACCTGGTCAGGAGTAGAAGTTCACGCAGATCTTGCCAGTGAGATAGTTAGTGCAGCCTTAGATGGTAGAAAATTATTACGAGGTTTACCGCAACCATTGGGATGGTTATGGATATGGTTGTGGTCATGTGTTGGTACAACCTTGGGTTGGGAATTTAATGTGCGTAAAATTCGGATGCCACATTCCCGTTCTATCTTAATGCCTTCTGGCTCCCTATTAGGTTGGGCAGTGGTATTATTACCGGGTGCGATCGCATCTTTAATTGGATGTGGTTATTTGTTATTTATAGCTGGCTGGTGGGTAAGTGTAGCTGCGCCAGTAGCTGCCCTAGTATCAGCTGGATTAATTACTCGTGGGTACCTGTTATGGCAGGGACTACAATTATCCCATCAAGCGATCGCTAATTACGCCCAAACCCTAGAACAAAAGGTTCAGGAACGTACCCAAGAACTAATGGAGAAAAATCTTGCCCTCCAACAGGCAATGCAAGCAGCAGAAGCCGCTAACCATGCTAAAAGTTCTTTCCTCACCAATATGAGTCATGAACTGAGAACCCCCCTCAACGCCATCCTCGGCTTCAGTCAGTTACTCACAAGGGATGAACCCCTCAGCAATCGACAACAGCAACATGTCGAAATCATCAACCGTAGCGGCAAGCATCTACTGGAACTCATCAATGATATTCTCTCAATGTCGAAAATTGAAGCAGGACATATCGTTCTCACCCCAACCTGCTTCGATTTACACGAATTATTATATTCTATGGAACAAATGTTCCAACTTCGAGCAAATGCCAAAGGTTTGCATCTTCAATTTGAAAATATCGGCGATATTCCCCACTACATCCAAACTGACGAAGGAAAACTTCGCCAAGTTTTAATTAATTTGCTTGGTAATGCCATTAAATTTACCCAAGAAGGAAGTGTTCGACTATGTGTAAAAGCCCTTCCCGATTCTTTAATATTTGAAATAATTGACACAGGTTCCGGTATTCTCCCAGAAGAAATCAATAGCTTATTTACCCCCTTTGTCCAGACTCAAATTGGTAAGCAATCAATGGAAGGGACAGGTTTAGGATTAGCTATTAGTCGTGAATTTGTCAGGTTAATGGGAGGGGATATCAGTGTTAACAGTATTTTTGCTCAAGGTTCAACATTTAGTTTCAATATCCAAGGTAGTTATATTCCTGTCAGCGATATTCAAATCAAAACACCTCCAGGAAAAATTATCGGTTTAGAACCTCACCAACCTCAATATCGAATCCTCATAGTTGAGGATATTGAAGAAAACCGGCTTTTACTCATCCGATTACTTCAGAGATTTGGCTTTGAAATTCATCATGCTAGTAATGGAGAAGAAGCGGTAAGTATTTGGCACAACTGGCAGCCAAATCTCATTTTGATGGATATTCGCATCCCAATTATTGATGGCTATGAAGCAACTAAGCGAATCCGGCTAGCAGAAGCAAATCCATACTCATCCAACTATGGCACCACCATAGTACGGGAAGTTCAAACAAAAACAACAGCAACAGTAATTATTGCCCTGACAGCTAGCGTTTTTGAAGAACAGCAGGCAGCAATATTTGAAGCTGGATGCGACGACTATATCAGTAAACCATTTGCCGAAGACCTACTGTATGAGAAAATTGCTCAACATCTTGGTATTCGCTATCTCCGGGAAACAGAAAATAAACTTGAATCCTCCCAAAATTCCCATCCAACCCAACTTAGCTGCGAGGATTTTCAGATGATGCCAAAGCTTTGGTTACAACAACTATATTCTGAAGCTTGTGCCCTGAATGAAGAAAAAATCATCACCCTCATCCAGCAAATTCCGCCAAACCAATCTGCACTTGCCCAAACCCTGAATAATTTAGTTGATAATTTCCGCCTCGATATCATTGCTGATTGTCTACGAGAATATCAATCTTAA
- a CDS encoding 2-hydroxyacid dehydrogenase: protein MKVAVFSKKAYDKKFLEIANTNQQYEFAFFDPHLNKDTAILATGFPAVCIFVNDEADAKTLEILAANGTHLLALRCAGFNNVDLKAASEFGITVVRVPAYSPQSVAEHTIAMILCLNRKIHRAYNRVREGNFSLDGLMGFDLRDRTIGIIGTGKIGLIVSQILKGFGCKLLAYDVYRNPEVEALGAKYVELPELFANSDIISLHCPLIPETHHLINSDAIAQMKPGVMLINTSRGALINAKAVTRGLKSGKIGSLGLDVYEKESDLFFEDLSGTIIQDDVFLRLTTFHNVLITGHQAFFTEEALSNIAETTLKNITEVMQGISCVNEIQAEPKILSKTGIT from the coding sequence ATGAAAGTAGCTGTCTTCAGTAAAAAAGCCTACGACAAAAAGTTTTTGGAAATAGCAAACACAAACCAACAATATGAGTTTGCATTTTTCGATCCCCACCTAAATAAAGATACAGCAATACTTGCCACAGGATTTCCCGCAGTTTGCATTTTTGTCAACGATGAAGCTGATGCAAAAACCCTGGAAATTCTTGCCGCAAACGGTACACATTTACTTGCCCTCCGTTGTGCTGGATTTAACAACGTAGATTTAAAAGCTGCTTCCGAATTCGGTATTACAGTAGTTCGCGTTCCTGCATACTCACCTCAGTCAGTCGCAGAACATACCATCGCAATGATTCTTTGCCTCAATCGCAAGATTCACCGTGCTTACAACCGTGTCAGAGAAGGCAATTTTTCCCTCGATGGATTGATGGGATTTGACCTGCGTGATCGCACTATTGGTATCATTGGTACAGGCAAAATTGGGTTAATTGTCAGCCAAATTCTCAAAGGATTTGGTTGTAAACTGCTCGCTTATGATGTATATCGCAATCCCGAAGTCGAAGCGTTGGGAGCAAAATATGTCGAACTTCCAGAACTTTTTGCCAATTCTGACATTATCTCACTACATTGTCCCCTCATACCAGAAACCCATCACCTCATCAACAGCGATGCGATCGCACAAATGAAACCTGGTGTGATGTTAATTAATACTAGTAGAGGTGCTTTAATTAATGCCAAAGCTGTGACTAGAGGCTTAAAATCTGGCAAAATTGGCTCACTAGGTTTGGATGTATACGAAAAAGAATCTGACTTATTCTTTGAAGATTTGTCAGGAACCATCATCCAAGATGACGTTTTTCTCCGTCTGACAACCTTTCACAACGTCCTGATTACTGGACACCAGGCATTTTTCACTGAGGAGGCGTTAAGCAATATTGCGGAGACAACACTGAAAAATATTACTGAAGTTATGCAGGGAATTTCCTGTGTCAACGAGATTCAAGCAGAACCGAAAATTTTATCGAAGACAGGTATAACCTGA